From a single Brassica napus cultivar Da-Ae chromosome C9, Da-Ae, whole genome shotgun sequence genomic region:
- the LOC106394091 gene encoding uncharacterized protein LOC106394091: protein MAAPTKEIKGLATMMQQLLQGQQIQGKALNQVTTDINSRMNHIFNDLSTKYDNVASHMRQMDIQIAQTAESVKRQQGTLPGKIDKNRKECNAVALKSGGTLPDTDPKKLSAAEKGKEKEGEKPQSEDVPLSDEDTEQPAETDPTPATTHVKHVPLREYTPKVPYPVPAKKSRNDREEMKCKKMLEVLTLKLPLIDAIQMIPSMRSFMKGLISGKISGYNEIEKTVFACSLCDLGSSVNLMPYSVAKRLGFTYFKPIRMSLVFAARSVKSPVGILEDLHVRVGNTFVPADFVVLEADEEPRDPLIMGRPFLCTDGAIIDVRQGRIDLHLGDIAMKFEMNKLLKKPMIDAQTYTVEDGDQAQFPQEGMIEEILTDDPLELALIRAETENNVMSVDADGYKMMLDSAKCLTLPKAWKS from the exons ATGGCTGCACCGACAAAAGAGATAAAAGGTCTAGCGACGATGATGCAGCAGCTTCTCCAAGGCCAGCAAATTCAAGGAAAAGCGTTGAACCAGGTCACCACAGATATCAACTCCAGAATGAATCACATCTTCAATGACCTGAGCACCAAATATGACAATGTCGCTAGCCACATGCGGCAGATGGACATTCAGATTGCGCAGACagctgagagtgtcaagaggcagCAAGGAACTCTCCCTGGAAAGATAGATAAGAATCGTAAAGAATGTAATGCCGTTGCACTAAAAAGTGGAGGAACACTACCAGATACGGACCCTAAGAAGCTATCGGCGGCAGAGAAAGGAAAGGAAAAGGAGGGTGAGAAACCACAATCCGAAGATGTTCCTCTGTCTGACGAGGACACGGAACAGCCTGCTGAGACTGATCCAACCCCTGCCACTACACATGTCAAGCATGTTCCTCTGCGTGAATACACTCCTAAGGTTCCATACCCTGTTCCCGCAAAGAAGTCTAGGAATGATCGTGAGGAGATGAAGTGTAAGAAGATGCTAGAGGTTCTAACCCTCAAGTTACCTCTGATCGATGCGATCCAGATGATACCTTCTATGCGCAGTTTTATGAAGGGTTTGATCTCAGGAAAGATAAGTGGATACAATGAG ATTGAGAAAACAGTATTCGCTTGTTCTCTTTGTGATTTGGGTTCCAGTGTCAACCTCATGCCTTACTCCGTGGCAAAACGACTGGGATTCACATACTTCAAACCTATAAGAATGTCCCTGGTGTTCGCGGCTAGATCAGTCAAGTCACCGGTGGGTATTCTGGAAGATCTCCATGTCCGAGTAGGCAACACCTTTGTTCCAGCAGATTTTGTGGTTCTAGAGGCTGACGAAGAACCAAGAGATCCACTCATCATGGGCCGTCCTTTCTTGTGCACGGATGGTGCGATTATTGATGTTCGACAAGGAAGGATTGATCTTCACCTGGGAGACATTGCGATGAAGTTCGAGATGAACAAATTGCTGAAGAAACCGATGATAGACGCGCAGACCTACACAGTTGAGGATGGAGATCAGGCACAGTTCCCTCAAGAGGGCATGATTGAGGAAATCCTGACAGATGACCCACTTGAACTAGCTCTGATCCGAGCTGAGACTGAGAACAACGTCATGAGCGTGGACGCGGATGGCTACAAAATGATGCTTGACTCTGCCAAATGCTTGACTCTGCCAAAAGCATGGAAAAGCTAG